One Egicoccus halophilus genomic region harbors:
- a CDS encoding SDR family NAD(P)-dependent oxidoreductase, with translation MDVLSRFALDDKVAIVTGASSGLGVSAAAGLAAAGADLVLVARRAEKLADTQRQVEALGRRCVVVPGDVADPATAERAVGTATETFGKVDVLLNNAGIGTAVPATRETPEQFRQVTDINLHGSYWMAQACGRVMQPGASIINVGSVLGFTTAGLPQAAYASSKAAIIGLTRDLAAQWTGRKGIRVNAIAPGFFASEMTDQYPDGYLEQMIGRVPAGRKGEPEEFVAAVVFLASDASSYVTGITLPVDGGLLTN, from the coding sequence GTGGACGTCCTCTCCCGTTTCGCCCTCGACGACAAGGTCGCGATCGTGACCGGTGCGTCGTCCGGACTCGGCGTGTCCGCCGCGGCGGGCCTCGCGGCGGCAGGCGCCGACCTGGTGCTCGTCGCCCGCCGGGCCGAGAAGCTGGCTGACACCCAACGCCAGGTCGAGGCCCTCGGCCGCCGCTGCGTGGTCGTCCCCGGTGACGTCGCCGACCCGGCGACGGCCGAGCGCGCCGTGGGCACCGCGACCGAGACCTTCGGCAAGGTCGACGTCCTGCTCAACAACGCCGGCATCGGCACCGCCGTTCCGGCCACCCGTGAGACCCCCGAGCAGTTCCGGCAGGTCACTGACATCAACCTGCACGGCAGCTACTGGATGGCCCAGGCCTGCGGCCGCGTCATGCAGCCGGGCGCGTCCATCATCAACGTCGGCAGTGTGCTCGGCTTCACCACCGCCGGGTTGCCACAGGCCGCGTACGCGTCGTCGAAGGCCGCCATCATCGGCCTGACCCGGGACCTCGCCGCCCAGTGGACCGGCCGCAAGGGCATCCGGGTCAACGCGATCGCACCCGGCTTCTTCGCCTCGGAGATGACCGACCAGTACCCCGACGGCTACCTGGAGCAGATGATCGGGCGCGTCCCCGCCGGACGCAAGGGCGAACCCGAGGAGTTCGTCGCGGCGGTCGTCTTCCTCGCCTCGGACGCGTCGAGCTACGTGACCGGGATCACCCTGCCCGTCGACGGCGGCCTGCTGACGAACTGA
- a CDS encoding FAD-dependent oxidoreductase produces MATVVIVGDGPGGLGAALFLARAEHDTRVYGTDKTAMHHAHLHNYLGIEELGGSEFQQIARRQVTAAGASLDETEVESVERRDDRFVITLDGGTTVEANYLVLAGGKSAQSLAAQAGATVEDGRVSVDVEYRTDVDRLYAVGRLVRPERSQAIISAGAGATVALDILSREAGKDVHDWDSPPEQ; encoded by the coding sequence ATGGCAACGGTGGTCATCGTCGGTGACGGACCGGGTGGGCTCGGCGCGGCCCTGTTCCTGGCTCGTGCGGAGCACGACACACGCGTGTACGGCACGGACAAGACGGCGATGCACCACGCACACCTGCACAACTACCTGGGCATCGAGGAACTCGGCGGCAGCGAGTTCCAGCAGATCGCCCGGCGCCAGGTGACGGCGGCCGGCGCCTCGCTTGACGAGACCGAGGTGGAGTCGGTCGAGCGTCGCGACGACCGCTTCGTAATCACGCTCGACGGCGGCACCACGGTCGAGGCCAACTACCTGGTCCTGGCCGGCGGGAAGTCGGCGCAGTCGCTGGCCGCCCAGGCGGGCGCGACGGTCGAGGACGGGCGGGTGTCGGTCGACGTGGAGTACCGCACGGACGTCGACCGTCTCTACGCCGTCGGACGGCTGGTCCGTCCCGAACGCAGCCAAGCGATCATCTCCGCCGGCGCGGGCGCAACGGTCGCGCTCGACATCCTCTCCCGGGAAGCGGGCAAGGACGTCCACGACTGGGACAGCCCGCCCGAGCAGTGA